A region of Deltaproteobacteria bacterium DNA encodes the following proteins:
- a CDS encoding GDP-mannose 4,6-dehydratase produces the protein MRALVTGCLGFVGRHLTSRLVERGASVYGLDRRPGSAPHCVRMFPADLGDREALLTALREAAPDFVFHLAGLTASGGPPEAILEANAVGTLRLLEVLAAHPGCARVVVAGSSAQYGRLPEHWAVVTEDAPFHPAGVYGWSKVAAEALALSFSGRAGLEVVAGRAFNHVGPGEPDALVCSALARGVAAVEAGSESAVRVGDLTTVRDFCDVRDIASGYLALAERGVPGRAYNLCSGRGTRVSEVLESLLRMTDQEIEVRSDPTAGGGIRSQVGSAERALRETGWKPEIPLEQSLADLLNEWRERFRHGGSAR, from the coding sequence ATGCGAGCGCTGGTGACCGGCTGTCTCGGCTTCGTCGGCAGGCATCTGACGAGCCGTCTCGTCGAGCGCGGGGCCAGCGTCTACGGACTGGACCGCCGGCCGGGCAGCGCGCCGCATTGCGTGCGCATGTTCCCGGCCGATCTCGGCGACCGCGAGGCACTGCTCACCGCGCTGCGGGAGGCAGCACCGGACTTCGTCTTCCACCTGGCCGGGCTGACGGCATCCGGAGGCCCACCCGAGGCGATCCTCGAGGCGAACGCCGTCGGCACGCTGCGGCTTCTCGAGGTGCTGGCCGCGCATCCGGGCTGTGCGCGGGTGGTCGTCGCCGGCAGCAGCGCTCAGTACGGCCGGCTGCCAGAGCACTGGGCGGTCGTCACCGAGGACGCGCCCTTCCATCCGGCCGGGGTCTACGGGTGGAGCAAGGTGGCGGCGGAGGCGCTCGCACTCTCCTTCAGCGGCCGCGCGGGACTGGAGGTCGTCGCTGGCCGCGCCTTCAATCACGTCGGCCCGGGTGAACCCGATGCTTTGGTATGCTCGGCCCTCGCTCGCGGTGTGGCAGCCGTCGAGGCCGGGTCCGAGAGCGCAGTCCGGGTGGGAGATCTCACGACCGTGCGCGACTTCTGCGACGTTCGCGACATCGCGAGCGGCTACCTCGCTCTCGCCGAGCGGGGCGTGCCGGGCCGCGCCTACAACCTGTGCTCGGGCCGCGGCACGCGGGTCTCCGAAGTCCTCGAGTCCCTGCTCCGGATGACCGACCAGGAGATCGAGGTCCGGAGCGATCCGACCGCAGGGGGCGGAATCCGGAGCCAGGTAGGCTCGGCGGAGCGCGCCCTCAGGGAGACCGGCTGGAAGCCCGAGATCCCGCTGGAGCAAAGCCTGGCGGACCTCCTGAACGAGTGGCGCGAGCGCTTCCGGCATGGAGGGAGCGCACGATGA
- a CDS encoding ACT domain-containing protein produces MRRWFVLSAIGQDRPGLVAELAQLVYDCDANLEDSRMTILGTDFAVILLASSAAAGCADRLAQGAKRLERDHGLTILLRALEGEPRSPVPAPGFVAARVTASGQDRAGIVAAIGRVLAEHGVNIGELTTRSRPGFGGQPHYEMVATVEMPEPLDPAALREALERVADRLVLDVELAPL; encoded by the coding sequence ATGAGGCGCTGGTTCGTGCTCTCCGCCATCGGCCAGGACCGCCCGGGGCTCGTCGCCGAGCTCGCGCAGCTCGTCTACGACTGCGACGCGAACCTCGAGGACTCGCGGATGACGATCCTCGGGACCGACTTCGCGGTGATCCTGCTGGCCTCGTCCGCCGCCGCGGGCTGTGCGGACCGGCTGGCCCAGGGCGCGAAGCGCCTCGAGCGCGACCACGGCCTCACGATCCTGCTCCGCGCGCTCGAGGGCGAGCCGCGCAGCCCCGTCCCGGCCCCGGGCTTCGTCGCCGCGCGCGTCACCGCCTCCGGCCAGGACCGCGCGGGCATCGTCGCCGCGATCGGCCGCGTGCTCGCCGAGCACGGCGTCAACATCGGCGAGCTCACGACCCGCAGCCGCCCCGGCTTCGGAGGGCAGCCCCACTACGAGATGGTCGCGACGGTGGAGATGCCGGAGCCGCTCGATCCGGCGGCGCTGCGCGAGGCGCTCGAGCGCGTGGCCGACCGCTTGGTGCTCGACGTCGAGCTCGCCCCGCTCTGA
- a CDS encoding alginate lyase family protein, translating into MAAGRFTLLGETRDLGQPVAWDHPDLEQALLWKTHLHEAGWAFDLAVASRHDPGADYRTALLALLADWQAAEPIGRPGYALVTWNERVVATRLMHLAAAGSVLGLRAGGPDADWLGREIVRHALFLRDNLALDLQANHLFRDCVALAFAHEIAGCAPDGLALVEREVREQILPDGAHYEGSAMYHAVCLADLIDLALLLGERAPGWLTDAVRRAGGFLESVLLGDGDIPLLGDAWRGEVEPGVLLEQARAAAGPLVAPHEPERSSGLVRLERGPVRLVVRAGPHGPDHQLGHAHADLLSFDLSHGTRRLVTDTGTGMYAAGPARTSLRSTAAHNTVQLDGKELLEAWSSFRTGRRGRARCHGRGEAAGVAWLHASHDGWRWLPGAPVHHRLLAVAEDAVLVLDALLGGGTHAVASRLHLHPEAPRDALRIHPLAGHLRWSHGPVHERFGETREGAIALVEEEAPLPWLGGFWLRFGPGAPARSSLAWDGDAAVAEITDGAARLSVRWAPVAASVEIAVLGSGA; encoded by the coding sequence GTGGCCGCCGGGCGCTTCACGCTGCTAGGCGAGACCCGTGACCTCGGTCAGCCCGTCGCCTGGGACCACCCGGATCTCGAGCAGGCCCTCCTCTGGAAGACGCACCTGCACGAGGCCGGCTGGGCGTTCGACCTCGCGGTAGCGTCGCGGCACGATCCCGGGGCGGACTACCGGACGGCGCTGCTTGCGCTGCTCGCCGACTGGCAGGCGGCCGAGCCCATCGGTCGCCCCGGCTACGCGCTCGTCACCTGGAACGAGCGCGTCGTCGCCACCCGTCTCATGCACCTTGCCGCTGCGGGCTCCGTGCTCGGCCTGCGCGCCGGTGGTCCCGACGCCGACTGGCTCGGCCGCGAGATCGTGCGCCACGCGCTCTTCCTGCGCGACAACCTGGCGCTCGACCTCCAGGCGAACCACCTGTTCCGGGACTGCGTCGCCCTCGCCTTCGCCCACGAGATCGCCGGCTGCGCGCCCGACGGCCTGGCGCTCGTCGAGCGCGAGGTGCGCGAGCAGATCCTGCCGGACGGGGCCCACTACGAGGGCTCGGCGATGTACCACGCGGTGTGCCTCGCCGACCTGATCGATCTCGCGCTCCTGCTCGGCGAGCGTGCGCCCGGCTGGCTCACGGACGCGGTCCGCCGCGCGGGCGGGTTCCTCGAGAGCGTGCTCCTCGGAGACGGCGACATCCCTCTCCTCGGCGACGCCTGGCGGGGCGAGGTGGAGCCGGGCGTGCTGCTCGAGCAGGCGCGCGCCGCGGCGGGGCCGCTCGTGGCGCCGCACGAGCCCGAACGCTCGAGCGGGCTCGTGCGGCTCGAGCGCGGGCCCGTGCGCCTGGTGGTGCGGGCTGGCCCGCACGGCCCGGACCACCAGCTCGGCCACGCCCACGCGGACCTGCTGTCCTTCGATCTCTCGCACGGGACCCGGCGGCTCGTGACCGACACGGGCACCGGGATGTACGCCGCGGGCCCGGCCCGCACGAGCCTGCGCTCGACGGCCGCTCACAACACCGTGCAGCTCGACGGCAAGGAGCTCCTCGAGGCGTGGTCGAGCTTCCGGACGGGCCGGCGCGGCCGGGCCCGCTGCCACGGGCGGGGCGAGGCGGCGGGAGTTGCGTGGCTCCACGCCTCCCACGACGGCTGGCGCTGGCTCCCGGGCGCGCCCGTGCACCATCGGCTGCTGGCGGTCGCTGAGGACGCGGTGCTGGTGCTCGACGCGCTCCTCGGCGGCGGCACGCACGCCGTCGCGAGCCGCCTCCACCTGCACCCGGAGGCACCACGGGACGCCCTCCGCATCCATCCGCTGGCCGGGCACCTCCGCTGGAGCCACGGCCCGGTCCACGAGCGCTTCGGCGAGACCCGGGAGGGCGCCATCGCGCTCGTCGAGGAGGAGGCCCCGCTCCCCTGGCTCGGCGGCTTCTGGCTGCGCTTCGGGCCGGGGGCGCCGGCGCGCTCGTCGCTCGCGTGGGACGGCGACGCAGCGGTTGCCGAGATCACCGACGGCGCCGCCCGCCTGAGCGTACGCTGGGCACCGGTCGCCGCCTCGGTCGAGATCGCCGTGCTAGGGTCCGGCGCATGA
- the manA gene encoding mannose-6-phosphate isomerase, class I → MPKRARAHRLRGVVQRYAWGSRHVLADLLGRAAPSDEPEAELWLGAHPAGPALVEIDAGNWLPLDAVLARWPDPWLGPELIAAHGPRLPFLLKVLAVGEPLSLQVHPDAERAAAVFAADGEREATQRRYRDPYAKPELICALTRFEALCGFRPVAESRAWLTGAGLAGDWPPGPDGLRAFLATWLRATARQREPRLASLLAHAVARERSDPIARRVLALAGRWPGDAGLIAPVLMNAVDLEPGEGLFLPPGELHCYLAGAAVEIMGASDNVARAGLTSKPIDAEEVLRVARCEAAPVPRVGPAERAAGHTAFVTPTREFELSRLEPDVGGGVAVRMRGPEILLCVSGRVEAAAPGGAVALGRGESCVVPAAASTYRLSGRGVVFRAALPAEDPTCLPG, encoded by the coding sequence ATGCCGAAGCGAGCGCGTGCCCATCGGCTGCGGGGAGTGGTCCAACGCTACGCGTGGGGATCGCGGCACGTGCTCGCGGACCTGCTCGGGAGAGCGGCTCCGAGCGACGAGCCGGAGGCGGAGCTCTGGCTCGGCGCCCATCCGGCGGGCCCTGCGCTCGTCGAGATCGACGCTGGCAACTGGCTTCCCCTCGATGCGGTCCTCGCGCGCTGGCCCGACCCGTGGCTCGGACCGGAGCTGATCGCGGCGCACGGGCCCCGGCTTCCCTTCCTGCTCAAGGTGCTCGCGGTAGGGGAGCCCCTCTCGCTGCAGGTCCATCCCGATGCGGAGCGCGCGGCAGCCGTCTTCGCTGCGGATGGGGAGCGCGAGGCGACCCAGCGCCGCTACCGCGATCCCTACGCGAAGCCGGAGCTGATCTGTGCCCTCACGCGCTTCGAGGCGCTCTGCGGGTTCCGCCCCGTGGCGGAGAGCCGGGCGTGGCTGACCGGAGCCGGCCTTGCCGGCGACTGGCCGCCCGGGCCGGACGGCCTGCGGGCGTTCCTCGCGACGTGGCTGCGCGCGACGGCCCGCCAGCGGGAGCCGCGCCTCGCAAGCCTCCTTGCCCACGCCGTCGCACGGGAGCGGAGCGATCCCATTGCCCGGCGTGTCCTCGCCCTCGCCGGGCGATGGCCCGGGGACGCCGGCCTGATCGCTCCGGTCCTGATGAACGCGGTCGATCTCGAGCCCGGCGAAGGGCTGTTCCTGCCGCCCGGTGAGCTGCACTGCTACCTCGCGGGCGCTGCGGTCGAGATCATGGGGGCGTCGGACAACGTGGCCCGGGCGGGCCTGACGAGCAAGCCGATCGACGCCGAGGAGGTTCTGCGGGTCGCGCGCTGCGAGGCCGCACCGGTCCCCCGGGTGGGGCCGGCAGAGAGGGCGGCCGGACACACTGCGTTCGTGACGCCCACCCGTGAGTTCGAGCTATCGCGCCTCGAGCCGGATGTCGGTGGAGGGGTGGCGGTGCGGATGCGCGGGCCGGAGATCCTGCTCTGCGTGTCGGGCCGGGTGGAGGCCGCTGCTCCGGGTGGCGCCGTGGCCCTCGGGCGCGGGGAAAGCTGCGTGGTACCGGCGGCAGCGAGCACGTACCGGCTCTCGGGCCGCGGCGTGGTCTTCCGCGCGGCCCTGCCTGCCGAGGATCCCACCTGCCTGCCGGGTTGA
- a CDS encoding YdcF family protein, translating into MEGPSLALLLTKLATWLVYPFSLAGLALLAVLCSHGVRPSARVLVALALALLWGGGCRLTSETLARSLEGYSNPPAPDAKADAIVVLGGGLQPPLAPRRAVEVTDAGDRALEAARLWHEQRAPRVVTVGGSFDSAATQAALAAELLRLLGVPAGAILEQPGPLTTREEAASLRELLEPMGVRRILLVTSALHMRRAAGWFEAQGFDVVPAPTDFIATSASQRPLAVEALTLLPRVDSLSLTTRALHEWLGIAAARVSGGQG; encoded by the coding sequence TTGGAAGGCCCGTCGCTCGCGCTCCTCCTCACCAAGCTGGCGACCTGGTTGGTCTACCCGTTCTCGCTCGCCGGACTCGCGCTGCTCGCGGTGCTGTGCAGTCACGGCGTGCGCCCGAGCGCGCGGGTGCTCGTGGCCCTGGCGCTCGCGCTTCTCTGGGGCGGAGGCTGCCGGCTCACCTCGGAGACGCTCGCGCGCTCGCTCGAGGGCTACTCGAATCCGCCCGCGCCCGATGCGAAGGCGGACGCGATCGTCGTCCTCGGTGGTGGGCTCCAGCCGCCGCTGGCCCCACGCCGTGCGGTCGAGGTGACGGACGCCGGGGATCGTGCCCTCGAGGCGGCGCGGCTCTGGCACGAGCAGCGCGCCCCGCGCGTGGTGACCGTCGGCGGGAGCTTCGACAGCGCTGCCACCCAGGCCGCCCTCGCGGCCGAGCTGCTACGGCTCCTCGGCGTCCCGGCAGGAGCGATCCTCGAGCAGCCCGGTCCGCTCACGACGCGCGAGGAGGCGGCCTCGCTCCGCGAGCTCCTCGAGCCGATGGGTGTGCGCCGTATCCTGCTCGTCACGTCGGCGCTCCACATGCGCCGCGCTGCTGGCTGGTTCGAGGCGCAGGGCTTCGACGTGGTCCCGGCCCCCACCGACTTCATCGCGACCAGCGCCTCCCAGCGGCCGCTGGCCGTCGAGGCCCTGACGCTCCTGCCGCGGGTCGACAGCCTCTCGCTCACGACGCGCGCCCTGCACGAGTGGCTCGGGATCGCCGCGGCGCGCGTATCCGGAGGGCAGGGATGA
- a CDS encoding polysaccharide biosynthesis C-terminal domain-containing protein, with product MSELRRNVRRALPWSFTAAALQILLSLVSMVLLVRYLDPKEYGIWALFGALPVTVNLVTSFGWVEFIIRFVPGLDDAGEVGRTVWPIVFRQMILAVAVSGLLVLGFDLYQARFGLEGYWLHLVVIQGAVIANRGTLYLTTAMNARFLQREVVLRTFPAQVLQLAVTALGIYWREDFLFFVILAACVAAGNLAAAAWVFGRQYPAPGLRKLAAGVDEDREQTSYRRLSFVNEWGVNFLSTDIARFIVSYFSDNVQVAIYAVATTIVSRLQFFLPIPMLKSVTGATFYTRYEQTGDPVELQRMFRFLYDTNSLVSLGLLVAFLTGGRELLAFVFHTTYGDAFTPVVILLAFLILHFMPLGMVVRALKRPESLIYSKVAVLLNVALGVPLVIHYGATGMAVATAVSVAFKNMVLLFFVRRLIAFRMPWRALSRGGLAAAAAVLVGRALDPWLPLLAEIALAGLVYVGAIRVLRPLEPADQVLLGEVAPGPIGRLVPWILGRPA from the coding sequence ATGAGCGAGCTCCGTAGGAACGTGCGGCGCGCGCTGCCCTGGTCCTTCACCGCGGCGGCCCTCCAGATCCTGCTTTCGCTGGTCTCGATGGTGCTGCTGGTCCGCTACCTGGATCCCAAGGAGTACGGGATCTGGGCGCTCTTCGGCGCGCTGCCGGTCACCGTGAACCTCGTCACCTCGTTCGGATGGGTGGAGTTCATCATCCGCTTCGTTCCGGGCCTGGACGATGCCGGAGAGGTGGGGCGGACCGTCTGGCCGATCGTGTTCCGCCAGATGATCCTGGCCGTCGCCGTCTCCGGCCTCCTGGTGCTCGGCTTCGATCTCTACCAGGCCCGCTTCGGTCTCGAGGGCTACTGGCTGCACCTGGTCGTGATCCAGGGGGCAGTCATCGCGAACCGGGGGACGCTCTACCTGACCACCGCCATGAACGCGCGCTTCCTGCAGCGGGAGGTCGTGCTGCGGACCTTCCCGGCCCAGGTCCTCCAGCTCGCGGTCACGGCGCTCGGCATCTACTGGCGCGAGGACTTCCTGTTCTTCGTGATCCTCGCCGCCTGTGTCGCGGCCGGGAACCTGGCAGCGGCCGCTTGGGTGTTCGGGCGGCAATACCCGGCGCCGGGGCTGCGGAAGCTCGCGGCCGGCGTCGACGAGGACCGCGAGCAGACCTCCTACCGGCGCCTCTCGTTCGTGAACGAGTGGGGCGTCAACTTCCTGAGCACCGACATCGCGCGCTTCATCGTCTCGTACTTCTCGGACAACGTGCAGGTCGCGATCTACGCCGTGGCCACCACGATCGTCTCGCGGCTCCAGTTCTTCCTGCCGATCCCGATGCTGAAGTCGGTGACCGGGGCGACCTTCTACACCCGCTACGAGCAGACGGGAGACCCCGTCGAGCTCCAGCGCATGTTCCGCTTCCTGTACGACACGAACAGCCTGGTGAGCCTGGGCCTGCTGGTGGCGTTCCTGACCGGCGGGCGCGAGCTGCTGGCCTTCGTCTTCCACACCACCTACGGCGATGCCTTCACGCCGGTGGTGATCCTGCTCGCCTTCCTGATCCTGCACTTCATGCCCCTCGGCATGGTGGTACGCGCCCTCAAGCGACCGGAGAGCCTCATCTACTCGAAGGTCGCCGTGTTGCTCAACGTCGCGCTCGGCGTGCCGCTCGTGATCCACTACGGCGCCACCGGCATGGCGGTGGCGACCGCGGTGAGCGTGGCCTTCAAGAACATGGTCCTGCTCTTCTTCGTGCGCCGGCTGATCGCGTTTCGGATGCCGTGGCGGGCGCTCTCGCGAGGCGGCCTCGCGGCGGCGGCCGCGGTGCTGGTGGGCCGGGCGCTCGATCCGTGGCTTCCGCTGCTCGCCGAGATCGCACTGGCAGGCCTGGTGTACGTGGGGGCGATCCGCGTGCTGCGGCCGCTCGAGCCGGCGGATCAGGTGCTCCTCGGCGAGGTCGCCCCGGGTCCGATCGGGCGGCTGGTCCCGTGGATCCTGGGGCGACCCGCGTGA
- a CDS encoding glycosyltransferase family 4 protein produces the protein MRVLMFCSQFRPVIGGAERQAELLARTLIGQGCHVEVLTVQQDPAHPLLEDAEGLRIHRFPMTDLTKRFPGVGGLGVPNLLIERVQLHRAVRRLIQDFDVFHAHIASPLVGFAQEVARAEGRPTICKIACGGRGFDFLALRRGSLLGQRIERNLVEKVDRWIAISREVHEDLSKSGVPDHRVVTIPNGIDVAAAATPRARAPARRFLCLGRLVKFDFESLLGAFQDLLAEAPDAELRIAGGGDVEGLRERLARLPSGARSISAVGFSPTAEEFAWADALIHPSRAEGMSNVLLEALAAGLPCAASDIEPNREVLGEAEAGLLFPLGNRAALHEVMRALASDGALSRRLVAAGHARVRAEYEIGVVAGRYRSLYRELVA, from the coding sequence ATGCGGGTCCTGATGTTCTGCAGTCAGTTCCGGCCCGTGATCGGGGGGGCGGAGCGGCAGGCCGAGCTGCTGGCCCGGACGCTCATCGGACAGGGCTGCCACGTGGAGGTGCTGACGGTCCAGCAGGATCCGGCGCATCCCCTGCTCGAGGACGCAGAAGGGCTGCGCATCCATCGCTTCCCCATGACCGACCTCACGAAGCGCTTCCCCGGCGTCGGAGGGCTCGGCGTCCCGAACCTCCTGATCGAGCGTGTCCAGCTACACCGGGCGGTGAGAAGGCTCATCCAGGATTTCGACGTGTTCCACGCGCACATCGCGTCGCCGCTCGTGGGGTTCGCACAGGAGGTGGCGCGCGCCGAGGGCCGGCCCACGATCTGCAAGATCGCGTGCGGAGGCCGGGGCTTCGACTTCCTGGCCCTCCGGCGCGGGTCGCTGCTCGGGCAGCGAATCGAGCGGAACCTGGTGGAGAAGGTCGATCGCTGGATCGCGATCTCCCGCGAAGTCCACGAGGATCTGTCGAAGTCCGGGGTGCCGGATCACCGCGTGGTCACGATCCCGAACGGGATCGACGTTGCGGCCGCAGCGACGCCACGGGCCCGGGCACCCGCACGGCGCTTCCTCTGTCTCGGCCGCCTGGTGAAGTTCGATTTCGAGAGCCTCCTCGGCGCCTTCCAGGATCTCCTCGCGGAGGCGCCGGACGCGGAGCTGCGCATCGCAGGCGGCGGGGACGTCGAGGGCCTGCGTGAGCGCCTGGCCCGGCTTCCCTCGGGTGCACGAAGCATCTCCGCGGTCGGCTTCTCCCCTACCGCGGAGGAGTTCGCCTGGGCCGACGCCCTGATCCACCCCTCGCGAGCCGAGGGCATGTCGAACGTGCTCCTGGAGGCGCTTGCCGCAGGCCTCCCGTGCGCGGCGAGCGACATCGAGCCGAACCGGGAGGTCCTCGGGGAGGCCGAGGCGGGCCTGCTGTTTCCGCTGGGAAACCGGGCCGCGCTGCACGAGGTGATGCGCGCGCTCGCGAGCGACGGAGCCCTGAGCCGGCGATTGGTCGCTGCGGGTCACGCCCGGGTCCGCGCCGAGTACGAGATCGGCGTCGTTGCCGGGCGCTACCGCTCCCTCTACCGGGAGCTGGTCGCCTGA